Proteins encoded within one genomic window of Anastrepha ludens isolate Willacy chromosome 4, idAnaLude1.1, whole genome shotgun sequence:
- the LOC128862019 gene encoding bestrophin-4-like — MTVSYSAEVASCSGFGCFLKLLRRWRGSIYKLIWRDLLAFLTIYYTLSLIYLFLLNDTGQKTFENLVHYCNSYGSLIPLSFVLGFYVTVVMQRWWDQYMTIPWPDPIAVFVSANVHGQDERARVMRRTVMRYVCLCLTIVFTQIAPRVKKRFPTLDHLVEAGLLLENEKLVIEDLDASFPKYPKYWLPIVWAASIITRARKEGRIRDDFSVKTIIDALNTFRGNCGVLLFYDTISVPLVYTQVVTLAVYTYFICQVIGHQWTKHDSQNYVDLYFPLFTTLQFFFYMGWLKVAETLINPFGEDDDDFEVNWMIDRNLQVSYLIVDEMHHEHPELVKDQYWDEIFPNELPYQADGKREEPPEQSTARLGLNTNQTALSRSESKYDGMTTSTRLGDRLTASSSISRMTDTSIRFRAALQRFMSNEKDSNISQEDAEKQTTPQANGSVHSLAKSPLKIRTTETLHIIDERADDLDLDRTLTEESEFPSTKDVREIFHGDDGGTMPPSSVESVQHESGTSAQVTFEDIDEDDEVEEVQEEEEDEFERLREERERERFERQKMKYARGISAATNLNLDADMAGVSAVQSPLARGMQANEETFSVHSLTRQVTSPIAIGAAQQQQKEQQQQQEQAKEESKRKPKSAQLDEGDEEELAEEEEEEK; from the exons atgaccGTCTCTTACTCAGCTGAAGTGGCATCCTGCAGCGGATTTGGTTGCTTTCTCAAGCTGCTAAGAAG ATGGCGTGGCAGCATTTACAAGCTCATTTGGCGTGATTTACTCGCTTTTTTGACGATCTACTATACGCTTAGCTTAATCTATCTATTTCTACTAAACGATACCGGACAAAA AACCTTTGAGAATCTCGTACACTACTGCAACAGTTATGGTTCACTCATACCGCTCTCCTTTGTTCTGGGCTTCTACGTGACCGTAGTGATGCAGCGTTGGTGGGATCAATACATGACCATCCCATGGCCCGATCCGATTGCTGTCTTTGTAAGCGCCAATGTGCATGGACAAGATGAGCGTGCGCGTGTTATGCGTCGCACTGTTATGCGCTATGTCTGTCTATGTCTCACCATAGTTTTTACGCAAATCGCACCACGCGTCAAGAAACGTTTTCCCACACTCGATCATCTGGTTGAAGCGGGTTTGTTGCTGGAGAATGAAAAGTTGGTTATTGAGGACTTGGATGCTTCTTTCCCAAAATACCCCAAATATTGGTTGCCCATTGTGTGGGCAGCTAGCATTATAACACGCGCACGCAAAGAGGGACGCATACGTGATGATTTCTCAGTGAAAACCATCATTGATGCGCTGAATACATTTCGTGGTAATTGCGGTGTTTTGCTATTCTACGATACCATCTCGGTGCCGCTCGTGTATACGCAAGTAGTCACTTTGGCTGTGTATACCTACTTTATATGCCAAGTGATTGGGCATCAGTGGACCAAACATGATAGTCAAAACTATGTAGATTTATATTTTCCGCTATTCACAACTTTGCAATTCTTCTTCTACATGGGTTGGCTGAAAGTGGCCGAGACGTTGATAAATCCAtttggtgaagatgatgatgacTTTGAG GTTAATTGGATGATTGATCGAAACTTGCAAGTCTCCTATCTCATTGTCGATGAAATGCATCACGAGCATCCCGAATTAGTGAAGGATCAATACTGGGATGAAATTTTCCCTAACGAATTACCTTATCAAGCGGATGGCAAACGCGAGGAGCCACCAGAACAATCCACTGCAAGACTGGGTTTAAATACCAACCAAACTGCGCTTTCGCGATCTGAGTCCAAATATGATGGCATG ACGACCAGCACACGCCTTGGCGACCGTCTAACTGCATCGTCCTCGATTAGTCGAATGACCGACACCAGTATTCGCTTTCGTGCCGCTTTACAAAGATTTATGTCCAATGAAAAAGATAGCAACATATCGCAAGAAGATGCCGAGAAGCAAACAACACCACAAGCCAACGGCTCAGTACATTCTTTAGCCAAATCGCCATTGAAAATTCGAACTACGGAGACTTTGCATATTATcgatgaaagagcggatgattTGGATTTAGATAGAACTTTAACTGAGGAGTCTGAATTTCCCTCGACAAAAGATGTGCGTGAAATTTTTCATGGCGACGATGGTGGCACCATGCCACCCAGTAGCGTAGAAAGTGTGCAGCATGAAAGTGGCACTTCCGCACAAGTTACAT TTGAAGACATCGATGAGGATGATGAGGTTGAGGAAGTACAGGAGGAGGAGGAAGACGAATTCGAGCGTTTGCGTGAAGAACGTGAACGTGAACGCTTTGAGAGGCAGAAAATGAAGTATGCACGCGGCATATCAGCAGCGACCAATCTGAACTTGGATGCCGACATGGCTGGCGTTTCAGCAGTGCAATCGCCTCTGGCGCGTGGTATGCAAGCCAACGAAGAGACCTTCAGTGTACACTCGTTGACCAGGCAAGTGACTTCGCCCATAGCAATTGGAgcggcacaacaacaacaaaaagagcagcagcaacaacaagagcAAGCAAAGGAAGAGTCTAAGCGAAAGCCAAAGAGTGCGCAGCTAGATGAAGGtgatgaggaggagctcgcagaagaagaagaagaagagaaatag